The sequence below is a genomic window from Thermococcus zilligii AN1.
GCCGAACCTCTCGAGAACCCTCTCCTTGATGAGCTGGAGCGCCTTTTCCTGCTGTGGATTCATTTCTTTGAGAATCCTGAAGTCAGAACTGCCCGGGGTGTAGTCGATAAAGCCAGCCCTGGCAGCTTTTCTCAGCGTCAGTTCCGCGGCGGCTGAAGTTGGTATGACGATGTAGCCCCTCTTTTCACCTTCCTTCTTGAGCCTCTCAATCTGCTCGTCGCTCGCGGCGTCGGCCTTGTTGGCCGCTATGATCATAGGCTTGTTAATCTTCCTGAGCTCGCGGACAAAGGCAAAGAGCTCGTCGTCAGTCCATTTCGTTGGATCATCCCCGAGCCCGAGCCTGTGGATTGCCTCCCAGACGTTCTCCTCCTTAACGCCTATCCCGGAAAGGTGATCTGCTATCGCCTGCTCGAGCTTCATGTGCTGGAGCTTTATTCTCTTCGCGAACTTTTCCCATCCCTTCTTGAGTATCCCGAGCATCCAGTAGTCTATCTCCCTCTCGAGAAACTCCATGTCCTCGACCGGGTCGTGGTGATCCGTCGGCTGTCCCTCGGCGTCGGTTTTTCCGGTCGCATCGATAACGTGGATCAAAGCTGACGCCATTCTCAGGTCATCGAGAAACTTGTTGCCCAGGCCGCGGCCCTCGTGGGCACCTGGAACGAGGCCTGCGACGTCTATCATTTTTACAGGGATCAGGGCAGTCCCATCTTTATACTCGTAGTTCTGGGGGTTTGGCTTGCACCCGAGTTCTTTACAGGGATGCTCCGCTATTGCGTAGGTCACACCCACGTTCGCCTCTATCGTAGTAAATGGATAGTTTGCTATGTCCACGTCAACCAGTGTGGCCGCCGAAAAGAATGTTGATTTACCCACGTTCGGTTTTCCAACGACGCCTACCTCCATTTCCTTCACCCACAGACAGTTGGGGTTTGGGTTAAAGACGTTTTGGAGTGCAACCTCAGGACAGGGAGACTCTCCCTGAGTATCGACGGTTGAAGACTGGCAATAGAGTTAAAAAGGTAGACATCACAGATAATCATGATTCACCCCTGGAGGTGGTGCATGTGGGTCACAAGAGAAAGGCCCTGTACTCAGCGGCAATGGTGCTCCTACTTTTGGGGAGCCTGTTTGGGTTCATAAAACCGGGTGCAGCTACCCCAGAGGCTGGTTCCTTCTGGGTGGCAACATACCAGGCGGAAAGCGGAAGTATAGCCTCCATAACATACGGAAGCTCTGGAGCCGTCTTGGTCGGCAGTATAGCGGGAGCAGGCGTTGGGAGTTCAAACGCGTGGATAGCAAAGATCTCAGACGACGGAAGCCCGGTCTGGCAGAAGGCTGCCGTTGGTGGTCAGGTGCTGAGCGACGTTGAGATAAACGGCACCTATTACGTTGCCGTCGGAAGATACAACAACACGAACGCGTGGATTGTCAAATTTGACGAGAACGGGAACATTGTGTGGCAGAAGGCCATCG
It includes:
- a CDS encoding redox-regulated ATPase YchF; protein product: MEVGVVGKPNVGKSTFFSAATLVDVDIANYPFTTIEANVGVTYAIAEHPCKELGCKPNPQNYEYKDGTALIPVKMIDVAGLVPGAHEGRGLGNKFLDDLRMASALIHVIDATGKTDAEGQPTDHHDPVEDMEFLEREIDYWMLGILKKGWEKFAKRIKLQHMKLEQAIADHLSGIGVKEENVWEAIHRLGLGDDPTKWTDDELFAFVRELRKINKPMIIAANKADAASDEQIERLKKEGEKRGYIVIPTSAAAELTLRKAARAGFIDYTPGSSDFRILKEMNPQQEKALQLIKERVLERFGSTGVQEVINRAVFDLLNLIPVYPVQDENKLTDQFGNVLPHVYLLPKGSTPRDLAYKVHTDLGRTFLYAVNARTHRRVGDDYKLEFNDIIKIVATAK